Proteins found in one Arachis stenosperma cultivar V10309 chromosome 8, arast.V10309.gnm1.PFL2, whole genome shotgun sequence genomic segment:
- the LOC130946008 gene encoding uncharacterized protein LOC130946008, with translation MRPDLRYEGSSRGSPRWHVRHQFTSVEHPQANRQAEAANKVILARLKRRLSDAKGGWAEEFPQVLWAYRITPHSTTGESPFRLTYGMKAMIPIEVEEGSPRVILYNEDTNSQAQREELDILPEVRERVRIREEAVKR, from the exons ATGCGTCCTGACCTCCGCTACGAGGGAAGTTCTAGAGGAAGTCCACGGTGGCATGTGCG GCACCAGTTCACCTctgtagaacacccacaagccaacagACAAGCGGAAgccgccaacaaagtcatattggcccgGCTAAAACGGAGACTGTCGGATGCTAAAGGAGGTTGGGCCGAAGAGTTCccgcaagtcctatgggcataccGGATAACACCACACTCCACCACTGGGGAATCACCTTTCCGACTTACTTACGGAATGAAGGCAATGATTCccatagaagtagaagaaggaTCTCCCAGAGTGATCCTCTACAACGAAGATACCAACTCCCAAgctcaaagggaagagctcgacatACTTCCAGAAGTTCGAGAAAGAGTTCGGATTAGAGAGGAAGCGGTAAAGCGTTGA